The Halorientalis sp. IM1011 genome window below encodes:
- a CDS encoding amphi-Trp domain-containing protein, producing MPEEVLFKSESTQSREEIAALLQRVVDNLESGDAIDLKSGSESVTLTPPARPTFEVKAEREGPANSPGDLSVEFELEWPEDGGEESGESGELEIE from the coding sequence ATGCCCGAAGAAGTCCTGTTCAAATCCGAGAGCACGCAGAGTCGAGAGGAGATTGCAGCACTGCTTCAGCGAGTTGTCGACAACCTCGAAAGCGGGGACGCGATCGACCTGAAATCCGGCAGTGAATCCGTGACGCTGACTCCGCCAGCACGACCGACGTTCGAAGTGAAAGCCGAACGGGAAGGGCCTGCGAACTCCCCCGGCGATCTGAGCGTCGAGTTCGAACTCGAATGGCCCGAGGACGGCGGCGAGGAAAGCGGTGAGAGCGGCGAACTAGAAATCGAGTGA